AGTACTACGACCCGATCACCACCGGGGACTCCACCTTGTCAGCGCTGGTGCAGTCGATCGTGGCGGCCGAGGTGGGCTACCCGCAGCGGGCCGTCGAACTGTTCGCAGAAGGCAGCTTCGTCGATCTGGCCGACCTGCACCACAACACCCGCGACGGCGTCCACATCGCCTCGGCCGGCGGGGTCTGGAATGCGCTGGTCTACGGCTTCGGCGGCCTGCGCGACCACGGCGGACGGATCAGCATCGATCCTCGGCTGCCGGTCGGCTGGCCGGGCCTGCGGTTCAGCTTCCGGCTGGCCGGATCCCGGGTTCGCGCCGAGTTGACCACCGAGGAGCTGCAGCTGCGGCTGCTGGCCGGACCCGGCGGCGAGTTGCTGGTCTGCGGCCGGCCCTACCAGCTCACCGGCGAGTTGCGGATCCCCCTGGACGACCAGGGTCCCGAGCTGGCCCCGATCACCGGACGGCTGCCGTTGATCCACGGCCGACCGGCCACCACCGAACAGATCAGCCTGCAGTTGCCATTGCCGTCCATCAGCAAGGGAGACGCCGAATGAACCAGACCACGACCGTCCGCGCCGCACTGAGCTGGTTGGCGATCGCCGGCCCGTCACCGTGGCACCGCTTCCAGCTCGGCACCGCGCTCGGGCTGCGTCCGGTGTTCCTACTGACCGGGCCGTCGGCGCAGGGTGGACGGGCTCCGCTGCTGCGCACCGACGACCAACTGCGCACCTGGGCCTACGCGTTCAGCCAGGCCGGACGCCCGGAGCGGGCCGGCTGGCTGGCCGAGCTGCGCGCCACCCGGCTGCGCTCCCAGCTGGGCGTCGACCTGCTCGCCTGGGCCGAGCGGTACGGGGTGGGTGTGGTGCTGGACGAGGGCACCCCGCTGCGCTTCGCGATCCCGGCCGAACAGGTCCAGGCCTACCGGGTGGCCGCCGAGTACACCGGCATCGCCGCGGCCCGAGGGCTGGCCGGCGCCGAGCCGCTGCAGCGTTCGGCCTAGTCGTCCGCGTCTGGTTGGCCGAGGGAGGCTCGGGTAGCCTCATCGGATACCGCAACTCCACGACGCAGCGCGGGAGGCAGGATGGACGCCACGGACCAGCCGGCACCCGGCTGGACGCTGGACGAGGCGGAGTTCCACGCGTCCGGGCAGCATCACGGCGAGACCATCTTCACCATCGGCAACGGTCAGCAGTGCCTGCGCGGCGGCTTCGAAGAGGGCTATCCGGGCGAGCGAACCGCCGGCTTCGCGCACCGACTGTGGGACGCGGTCCCGGTCTTCGGCGAGGAACTGGCCGCCCTGCCGCGATGGTGGGGAGTGCAGCTGTGGGCCGGGGAACAGCCGATCCGACTCGACACCGGCCGGATCGAGGACTACCGGCGCAGCCTGGACCTGCGCACCGGCGTGCTGTCTCGCAGCTACCGCTGGCAGGGACCGGACGGGGCCGCGGCCGAGCTGAGCTGGCAGCGGTTCATCGACTTCAGCCGTCCGCAGCTGGCCGTGATCCGGCTGACGGTGCGGGCGCTGACCCCGCTGCCGCTGCGCGCTTGGGCCGGATTGTCGGCGGCCGTGGAGAACTCCGGTCTGGTCCACTGGGCGCCGGTCGGGCAGCAGGTGAGCGGCAACCGGGCCGAGCTGGCCGTCCGCACCCGAACAAGCGGCATCACCCTGGGCTGCGTGGCCGAGCTGAGCTGTCGGGTGCCGTCCGGCGAGGTCGAGGGAGTCGGCCTGGAGCAGACCGGTGAGCCGACCCTCGAGTACCGCGCCGAGCTGGCACGTGGTGAGGAGTTGCAGCTGACCAAGTACGTGGCGCTGGTGCCCGAGTTCGAGGCCGAGCAGCCGCTGGTCGCCGCGCGGGAGCTTGCCGCTCAGGCCGTCCACTTCGGTTGGGTCGGGCTGCGTTCATCCAGCGATGCCGCCTGGGCCCAGGTCTGGGAGGCCTGCGACATCGAGATCGACGGCGATCCGGAGGCCCAGCTGGCAATCCGGTTCGCGCTCTTCCAGTTGAACATCGCGGTACCCCGGTTCACCGACCGGGCCAGCCTGGGCGCCAAGACGCTCAGCGGCCTGGGCTATCGGCATCACGTCTTCTGGGACACCGAGATCTTCATGCTGCCGGTGTTCAGCTTCACTCAGCCCGAGCTGGCCGCGAACCTGCTGCGCTACCGCTGGCACGGGCTGGACGGGGCCCGGCGCAAGGCGGCCGAGGCCGGACGCCGCGGCGCCCAGTTCCCGTGGGAGTCGGCGGCCACCGGCGAGGAGGTCACGCCGCGCTGGATTCCCGATCCCGACCACCCCGGACGCCAGGTGCCGGTGCTCAGCGGCGACCGGGAGCTGCACGTCACCGCCGATGTCGGCTATGCGGCCTGGCAGTACTGGCAGGTCACCAACGACCAGCAGTTCCTGCTCGACTACGGCGCCGAACTGATCCTCGACGGTGCCCAGTTCTGGGCTTCGGCCGCGGTGGCCGAGCCGGACGGGCACTACCACCTGCGGCAGGTGATCGGGCCGGACGAGTACCACGAAGTCGTCGATGACAACGCCTTCACCAACCAGCTGGCGGCCTGGCATCTGCACGCGGCCGGGGCTCTGGCGGCCTGGCTGGCCGAGCATCAGCCCCAGCACTGGGCCCGGCTGTGCGCCGAGCTCGGCCTGGACGCCGCCGAACTCGCCCACTGGCTCGAGGTGGCCGCCGGCCTGTACGTCCCGTTCGAACCGGAGAGTGGGCTGATCGAGCAGTTCGCCGGCTACTTCGACCTCGACGAGCTCCCCGAGGCGCTGCTCCAGCCCAACCGGACGGTGTCGTGGCAGCGGCTGCTCGGCTTCGAGGAGGTGCAGCGGACCCGCGCCATCAAGCAGCCGGACGTGCTGATGCTGGCCCACCTGCTGCCCGAGCTGTTCACCGCCGAGCAACTAAGAGCCAACCAGGCCTTCTACGATCTGCGCACCGACCACGAGTACGGCTCCAGCCTCGGTCCGGCGATCAGTTCGGTGGTGGCGGCCCGGGCCGGGGAGATCGAGTTGGCCTACGTCCACTTCCTCCGGGCCGCCCGGACGGATCTGGCCGATGCCCGCGGCAATGCCGACGACGGGATCCACGGGGCGGCGGCCGGCGGCCTGTGGCAGGCCGTGGTGTTCGGCTTCGCCGGCTTCGAGCTGACCGCCGACGGCTGGCGGACGCGTCCGCGGCTACCCCACACGTGGCGTCGGCTGGCCATCAACCTGACCGTCCGCGGCCGTCGGGAGCGGATCGAGATCCCGCGTCCCTAGCTCGACTTCGGCTAGGCCGAGGACGTCGGCAGTTCGGGAAGCTCGGAGGAGAGTGCCGCGCCGAGTTCGTCTTCGGTGACCTCGAGCTCGCCGAGGCCGAGTTCGGCCGCCCGGCGCTTCACGACGTCCACGGCCACGGCCAAGCCGTACACCCGACGCATCGACAAAGCCACCTTGCGGGTCTCCGGATCGGCGAGGGCCCGCTCCAACACCGAACCGGCGACGATCGCGGCGACCGGGGGCTGCTCGAACGGCTCGGCCGGGGCCGGCGCGAGACTCGGGAGACCCTGGCTGACCAGACCAATCAGCGTGGCGACCTGAGTCGCCGTCTGGTCATGCTTGCGGCTCAGCTCTTCCAGCGCCTTGGTCAGGCTGTAGAGCCCGACAAGAACGATGATCGGGAAGACGATCATGAAGAAGACCGTCCAGATGAAGGTCACCAAGGACCAAATTCTCATCCACGCGTCGTCGTCCATGGCTGCCTCCACCTGCCGGGTATGGCCGCAGGCTAGCTGCGGTGCTCCCGGCGGGAGGTGGCTTTCGGGAAAGTCGGCCGATCCGTCCGGGAATCGTCCGACAGCCGAGCTTGTCGAAGCCCTGCGGGAACTCCGGAGTGAGGGCGGCTAGCGCTGCTGCTTGCTCAGCTTGAGCATCTGCCGGTAGGTCTCGGACTGTTGCTTGGCAACGTCCTTGAGTCGGAGGTGGATGCTGATCAGCAGCCCGAGGGCGACGAACGGGAACACGATCTGGAACAAGCCCCACACCGCTGCGATGAATGCGGCAAAACTCGGGTCGTCGGTCATTGTGAGCGCCTCCGTGTCTCTGGCCGGCCTGTGATCGGCAGGCTACTGCGACCGGTCGACGTGTCGGGCGTCTGGTGAGGGATGGCCGGGAATCGTCCGATGGGTCCCTTCGGCAGGCTCAGAGACCGGGGCCGGGCTCAGCGACCGGAGCCAGGCAAGCAGAAAGCCGACGAACCAGGAGGTTCGCCGGCTTCAGGTGGTCTCAGACCAGTTGGCGGTGGCGGAGGGATTTGAACCCTCGGAGGGTTGCCCCTCACGCGCTTTCGAGGCGCGCTCTTTCGGCCGCTCAGACACGCCACCGCGGGAGAGTGTACCCAGCCAGGTGCCGCGCGATCCAATCGCGGGTTGCCGGTGGACCGGCTCAGCGGTGAGCGTCGAAGAAGTCGCGCAGCAGTCGGCTGCTGGCCTCTGCGTCGATCCCGGCGACCACCTCGACCCGATGGTTCAGCCGCGGGTCGCGGATCACGTCCCACAGGGACGACACCGCACCGGCCTTCTCGTCGAAAGCACCGAACACCAGGCGTTCCACCCGGGACGCGACGATGGCGCCGGCACACATCGTGCACGGTTCCAAGGTCACCACCAGGGTGCAGCCGTCCAGTCGCCAACTGCCCACGGCGTCCGCCGCCCGACGCAACGCGACCACCTCGGCATGTGCGGTCGGGTCGCCGGTCAGCTCCCGCTCATTGACCCCGGACGCGATCAGCGCACCGGAGGCGTCCAGCACCACGGCACCGACCGGGACGTCGCCATGAACCGGCGCTGCAGCGGCCAACTCCAGCGCCTGCGCCATGGCGGGCTGCCAGCGGTTCACTCGAAGGTGGCCAGCGCCTTGGTGAACTCCGGACCGAACTTGATCCGGGTCGCGATCTGCTCGACCAGAGTG
The nucleotide sequence above comes from Propionicimonas paludicola. Encoded proteins:
- the tadA gene encoding tRNA adenosine(34) deaminase TadA, with product MAQALELAAAAPVHGDVPVGAVVLDASGALIASGVNERELTGDPTAHAEVVALRRAADAVGSWRLDGCTLVVTLEPCTMCAGAIVASRVERLVFGAFDEKAGAVSSLWDVIRDPRLNHRVEVVAGIDAEASSRLLRDFFDAHR
- a CDS encoding glycoside hydrolase family 65 protein; amino-acid sequence: MDATDQPAPGWTLDEAEFHASGQHHGETIFTIGNGQQCLRGGFEEGYPGERTAGFAHRLWDAVPVFGEELAALPRWWGVQLWAGEQPIRLDTGRIEDYRRSLDLRTGVLSRSYRWQGPDGAAAELSWQRFIDFSRPQLAVIRLTVRALTPLPLRAWAGLSAAVENSGLVHWAPVGQQVSGNRAELAVRTRTSGITLGCVAELSCRVPSGEVEGVGLEQTGEPTLEYRAELARGEELQLTKYVALVPEFEAEQPLVAARELAAQAVHFGWVGLRSSSDAAWAQVWEACDIEIDGDPEAQLAIRFALFQLNIAVPRFTDRASLGAKTLSGLGYRHHVFWDTEIFMLPVFSFTQPELAANLLRYRWHGLDGARRKAAEAGRRGAQFPWESAATGEEVTPRWIPDPDHPGRQVPVLSGDRELHVTADVGYAAWQYWQVTNDQQFLLDYGAELILDGAQFWASAAVAEPDGHYHLRQVIGPDEYHEVVDDNAFTNQLAAWHLHAAGALAAWLAEHQPQHWARLCAELGLDAAELAHWLEVAAGLYVPFEPESGLIEQFAGYFDLDELPEALLQPNRTVSWQRLLGFEEVQRTRAIKQPDVLMLAHLLPELFTAEQLRANQAFYDLRTDHEYGSSLGPAISSVVAARAGEIELAYVHFLRAARTDLADARGNADDGIHGAAAGGLWQAVVFGFAGFELTADGWRTRPRLPHTWRRLAINLTVRGRRERIEIPRP